The following proteins are encoded in a genomic region of Nocardioides renjunii:
- a CDS encoding carboxymuconolactone decarboxylase family protein, with product MPSQFRIPRATIDGAYGALMTRVAKRMWGQVPDNAYLLWHNKPVMKAVFGFEQKIGKWTALDPHLKAYAEMASAAVIGCSWCLDFGYFISHTKGLDEAKVREVPRWRESEVFTDLERDVMAYAEAMTVTPPEVTDEMVAALDDRLGHAAVVELTMMVAVENERSRFNSAMGLASQGFSDVCELPLAQAGTIAT from the coding sequence ATGCCCAGCCAGTTCCGGATCCCCCGGGCCACGATCGACGGGGCCTACGGCGCCCTGATGACCCGCGTCGCGAAGCGGATGTGGGGCCAGGTCCCCGACAACGCCTACCTCCTGTGGCACAACAAGCCGGTGATGAAGGCGGTCTTCGGCTTCGAGCAGAAGATCGGGAAGTGGACGGCGCTCGACCCGCACCTCAAGGCGTACGCCGAGATGGCCAGCGCCGCCGTGATCGGCTGCTCGTGGTGCCTCGACTTCGGCTACTTCATCTCGCACACCAAGGGCCTCGACGAGGCCAAGGTCCGCGAGGTGCCGCGCTGGCGGGAGTCGGAGGTCTTCACCGACCTCGAGCGCGACGTGATGGCCTACGCCGAGGCGATGACCGTGACGCCGCCGGAGGTCACCGACGAGATGGTGGCCGCCCTCGACGACCGGCTGGGCCACGCCGCGGTCGTCGAGCTGACCATGATGGTCGCCGTCGAGAACGAGCGGTCGCGGTTCAACTCGGCGATGGGGCTCGCCTCGCAGGGCTTCAGCGACGTCTGCGAGCTGCCGCTCGCCCAGGCTGGCACGATCGCCACGTGA
- a CDS encoding RNA polymerase sigma-70 factor, with protein sequence MSTSDPLEQWARHRNLLFTVSYEMLGSAADAEDVLQEVWLRWADVAVEEVREPRAYLVRMTTRLTLNRLRTLSRRREDYVGTWLPEPVLTTPDVAQDVELADSVSTAMLLVLETLPPTERAVFVLREVFDVPYAEIAEAVEKSEPAVRQIASRARAHVAERRPRASVTAAERDAVIERFRAATETGDLQSLMDVLAPDVVLMTDGGGKVQAALNPIFGRDKVLRFLTAVTPETLELVPVWLNGSPAIQFVIAGHRDGVGTMLVEDGVVTRLFLVRNPDKLGSVLEEVDLARQ encoded by the coding sequence GTGAGCACGAGCGATCCCCTCGAGCAGTGGGCCCGGCACCGCAACCTCCTCTTCACCGTCTCCTACGAGATGCTCGGCTCCGCCGCCGACGCCGAGGACGTGCTCCAGGAGGTCTGGCTGCGGTGGGCCGACGTGGCCGTCGAGGAGGTGCGCGAGCCGCGCGCCTACCTCGTCCGGATGACCACCCGGCTCACCCTCAACCGGCTGCGCACGCTGTCGCGCCGCCGCGAGGACTACGTCGGGACGTGGCTGCCCGAGCCGGTGCTCACCACCCCCGACGTCGCCCAGGACGTCGAGCTCGCCGACAGCGTCTCGACCGCGATGCTGCTGGTGCTGGAGACCCTCCCGCCGACCGAGCGCGCGGTGTTCGTGCTGCGCGAGGTCTTCGACGTGCCGTACGCCGAGATCGCCGAGGCCGTCGAGAAGTCGGAGCCGGCGGTGCGCCAGATCGCCAGCCGCGCCCGCGCGCACGTGGCCGAGCGCCGGCCGCGGGCGTCGGTCACCGCGGCCGAGCGCGACGCGGTGATCGAGCGGTTCCGGGCCGCTACCGAGACCGGCGACCTCCAGTCGCTCATGGACGTGCTGGCGCCCGACGTGGTGCTGATGACCGACGGCGGCGGCAAGGTGCAGGCCGCGCTCAACCCGATCTTCGGGCGCGACAAGGTGCTGCGCTTCCTGACCGCCGTGACGCCCGAGACGCTCGAGCTGGTGCCGGTGTGGCTCAACGGCTCGCCGGCCATCCAGTTCGTCATCGCCGGGCACCGCGACGGCGTGGGGACGATGCTCGTCGAGGACGGCGTGGTGACGCGGCTGTTCCTGGTGCGCAACCCCGACAAGCTCGGGTCGG
- a CDS encoding DUF72 domain-containing protein yields the protein MDVDVDVRVGLCGWTVSQASYARRFPVVEVQHTFYEPPADAVLHRWRAQVPPGFEFTLKAWQVVTHESGSPTYRRLKRPLPESARGQVGAFRTTPPVLAGWQRTLECARLLRATAVLLQCPRSFRPTVDNVRRLRAFVSQVDRPAGRLLWEPRGEWPTELLVELCTELDLVHVVDPMQAETVTPEQTYYRLHGTTGARHVHTDDELRRVRDLVDGRPTPYVMFNNMPRVGDAERFLTLLGH from the coding sequence GTGGACGTGGACGTGGACGTACGGGTCGGGTTGTGCGGCTGGACGGTGTCGCAGGCGTCGTACGCACGCCGCTTCCCCGTGGTGGAGGTCCAGCACACGTTCTACGAGCCACCGGCGGACGCCGTGCTGCACCGGTGGCGCGCCCAGGTGCCTCCCGGGTTCGAGTTCACCCTCAAGGCCTGGCAGGTCGTCACGCACGAGTCCGGCAGCCCGACCTACCGGCGCCTGAAGCGACCGCTCCCGGAGAGCGCCCGCGGGCAGGTCGGTGCGTTCCGGACCACTCCTCCGGTCCTCGCCGGCTGGCAGCGGACGCTCGAGTGCGCCCGGCTGCTGCGCGCGACCGCGGTGCTGCTGCAGTGCCCGCGGAGCTTCCGCCCCACGGTCGACAACGTCCGCCGGCTGCGTGCGTTCGTGTCGCAGGTGGACCGCCCGGCCGGTCGGCTGCTGTGGGAGCCGCGCGGCGAGTGGCCCACCGAGCTGCTCGTCGAGCTGTGCACCGAGCTGGACCTGGTCCACGTCGTCGATCCGATGCAGGCCGAGACGGTGACGCCGGAGCAGACCTACTACCGGCTGCACGGCACCACGGGCGCGCGGCACGTCCACACCGACGACGAGCTGCGCCGCGTGAGGGACCTGGTCGACGGGCGGCCGACGCCCTACGTCATGTTCAACAACATGCCGCGTGTCGGCGACGCCGAGCGCTTCCTCACCCTCCTCGGTCACTGA
- a CDS encoding alpha/beta fold hydrolase, protein MTFGGLPTRWEPAKPSRGVALVAPGRAYPPSAPLLEFARIALLQHGFTVQQIWWDSTTRGDEDPDAWVRRHVEAAHAAEDADHVLVVGKSLGTRAASYAAERGLDAIWFTPLLVEPVVAEAIAANPARQLLVGGPADELWDVAVARELADAGCDVLEVADADHGMGTRDAVRTAEVHLEVARAVDAFLRAT, encoded by the coding sequence ATGACCTTCGGGGGCCTCCCGACCCGGTGGGAGCCGGCGAAGCCGAGCCGCGGGGTCGCGCTGGTCGCGCCCGGCCGGGCCTACCCGCCCAGCGCGCCGCTCCTCGAGTTCGCCCGCATCGCCCTGCTGCAGCACGGGTTCACCGTCCAGCAGATCTGGTGGGACTCCACGACCCGCGGCGACGAGGACCCCGACGCGTGGGTGCGCCGGCACGTCGAGGCCGCGCACGCCGCGGAGGACGCCGACCACGTGCTGGTGGTCGGCAAGTCGCTCGGCACCCGCGCCGCGTCGTACGCCGCCGAGCGCGGGCTCGACGCGATCTGGTTCACGCCGCTGCTCGTCGAGCCGGTGGTGGCCGAGGCGATCGCGGCGAACCCCGCCCGCCAGCTCCTCGTCGGCGGGCCGGCCGACGAGCTCTGGGACGTCGCCGTGGCGCGCGAGCTCGCCGACGCCGGGTGCGACGTGCTCGAGGTGGCGGACGCCGACCACGGCATGGGCACCCGCGATGCCGTCCGCACCGCCGAGGTCCACCTCGAGGTGGCCCGCGCGGTGGACGCCTTCCTGCGCGCGACCTGA